A single genomic interval of Vallitalea longa harbors:
- a CDS encoding GyrI-like domain-containing protein: MDYDIRIIDVEPVRVAVIRYNGPVTKAAKQFPNVFKAIKGKSNGAPFFNYYKVDEKTGIGEIELCVPTAESPNDNGVIIKNLPRSKALCLTHTGGYDKIPSAYEVMKQYIEENEYKIQPPWREVYIKGPGLIIKGNPDKYITEIIFPIEEVEDNACN, translated from the coding sequence ATGGATTATGATATAAGAATTATAGATGTTGAGCCAGTAAGAGTAGCTGTCATACGTTATAATGGACCGGTTACTAAGGCTGCTAAACAGTTTCCAAATGTATTTAAAGCGATAAAAGGCAAATCAAATGGAGCTCCTTTCTTCAATTATTATAAAGTTGATGAAAAAACAGGTATAGGCGAGATTGAATTATGTGTTCCTACAGCAGAATCACCAAATGATAATGGAGTAATAATTAAAAATCTGCCTAGATCAAAAGCTTTATGTCTTACACATACAGGAGGTTATGATAAAATTCCATCAGCTTATGAAGTAATGAAACAGTATATAGAAGAAAATGAATATAAAATACAGCCACCTTGGAGAGAAGTCTATATAAAAGGACCGGGCTTAATAATAAAAGGTAATCCAGATAAATATATTACGGAAATAATATTCCCAATTGAAGAGGTGGAAGATAATGCTTGCAATTGA
- a CDS encoding ABC transporter ATP-binding protein has protein sequence MLAIEVDKIVKQYKNGVKALDGLSLQVKKGEIFSLLGPNGAGKSSLINILTTFYKPTSGKINILGKDLCKEPAWVRTQIACVAQRVSIDEHLSLMENMTFQSRMYRVDKYTAKKRIKELIDSFQLLSYLRYPTSSYSGGVKRRLDIAMNMVSLPKILFLDEPTVGMDAVSRNRMWEMLLKIRDEYNTTIFLTTHYLEEADQLSDNICIMNNGKEIAQGTSSSLRNIIRQNMIRVVLPNAIKAKKYKKMIDNTDFIKWSNIKENSIVVGVANSRKSLTLINKWMIDNNMEFISIGIVEPTLEDVFVSLVNSDRNRGEGLVC, from the coding sequence ATGCTTGCAATTGAAGTTGACAAAATAGTTAAGCAGTATAAGAACGGAGTAAAAGCACTCGATGGTTTAAGTCTTCAAGTAAAAAAAGGTGAGATTTTTTCTTTACTTGGACCCAATGGGGCAGGTAAATCTTCACTAATCAATATACTAACTACTTTTTATAAACCTACATCAGGTAAAATAAATATATTAGGAAAAGATTTATGTAAAGAACCTGCTTGGGTACGCACACAGATCGCTTGTGTGGCACAGCGTGTTTCCATAGATGAACATTTGTCATTAATGGAAAATATGACATTCCAAAGCAGAATGTATAGAGTAGATAAATATACTGCAAAAAAAAGAATAAAAGAATTGATTGATAGTTTCCAGCTATTGAGTTATCTGAGATATCCAACTTCTTCTTACTCAGGAGGGGTGAAGAGAAGACTTGATATAGCTATGAATATGGTATCTCTTCCTAAGATACTATTTCTGGATGAACCTACTGTGGGTATGGACGCTGTGTCAAGAAATAGAATGTGGGAAATGCTATTGAAAATAAGAGATGAATATAATACTACCATATTTTTGACAACTCATTATCTAGAAGAAGCTGACCAGTTAAGTGATAATATCTGTATCATGAATAATGGTAAAGAAATAGCTCAAGGAACATCATCTAGTTTGAGAAATATCATAAGGCAAAATATGATACGTGTAGTTTTACCTAATGCAATTAAAGCAAAAAAATATAAAAAGATGATTGATAATACTGATTTTATTAAATGGAGTAATATAAAAGAAAATTCTATTGTTGTAGGTGTTGCAAATAGTAGAAAATCTCTTACGCTCATAAATAAATGGATGATAGATAATAATATGGAATTCATATCTATTGGAATTGTAGAACCTACTTTAGAAGATGTTTTTGTATCATTAGTTAATTCTGATAGGAATAGGGGTGAGGGATTAGTATGTTGA
- a CDS encoding ABC transporter permease, whose product MLNFMWRNMKWRCQNPISILIPVLQPFIWLVLYSTVAGQTMQDKGIGNYTAFILPGIMVLVILASSCSGGIINFITKSNGSFYRILIAPVKRTSIVLGQMMESVVLSFIEVAILCITGLFFSVRIESGIVGIILMIILIFMTAFFMSGLCYAISLILPNEIIYETIMNAIVLPIFFLSSALFSIDNISGGLLIAVKLNPLTHVINALRSLIMGRTIIFMDILPVIILFVIMCIISFAFALKRLKMQTIN is encoded by the coding sequence ATGTTGAATTTTATGTGGAGAAATATGAAATGGAGATGTCAGAATCCAATTTCCATATTGATACCAGTTCTACAACCATTCATATGGCTTGTACTTTACAGTACTGTTGCAGGACAAACGATGCAGGATAAGGGAATAGGCAATTATACAGCATTTATCTTGCCAGGTATTATGGTTTTGGTTATTCTTGCTTCATCATGTAGTGGAGGTATAATTAACTTCATTACCAAATCCAATGGTAGTTTCTATAGAATACTGATTGCTCCAGTAAAAAGGACTTCTATTGTTCTTGGACAGATGATGGAATCGGTAGTTCTATCTTTTATAGAAGTAGCAATATTATGTATCACAGGTCTTTTCTTTTCAGTAAGAATAGAATCAGGTATCGTAGGTATAATTCTTATGATAATACTAATATTCATGACAGCTTTCTTCATGTCAGGACTATGTTATGCAATAAGTCTTATACTTCCAAACGAAATAATATATGAAACTATTATGAATGCCATTGTATTACCGATATTTTTTCTAAGCTCTGCATTATTTTCCATAGATAATATCTCGGGAGGATTATTGATAGCTGTCAAGCTGAATCCATTAACACACGTAATCAATGCATTAAGAAGTCTTATAATGGGAAGAACAATCATATTCATGGATATATTACCAGTAATCATATTATTTGTTATCATGTGTATAATAAGTTTTGCATTTGCTCTTAAGAGATTAAAAATGCAGACTATAAACTAA
- a CDS encoding ABC transporter substrate-binding protein, giving the protein MKRKNVTVLLVVVMCCLNVFVGCQKQKSEEVKTVSKNDVSDKKILEYWTMWNETEIQGQVIKEAVDDFMKINPDIQVNITWCGREIRKTLQPALDKKEAVDIWDEDVERVVKNWGDYTLSLDDYVKKPYPTTEGKAYEECINYNLMNLIKVFSDDSTLKAIPYQAYITSFMYNKDHFIDAGITETPKTWEEFLVVCEKLKAKGHTPLTTDDAYADALIGYHLSRIKGYEWVEELVADESKAMWDDEAVLRMAEDYEHLASQGYFSKNIDSNIWPAGQQEVASGDVTMYVNGSWLPNEVLGTTGPDFNWGQFSYPAVKDGVETIGNLNFGSQCYAINKECEYPEEAFRLIAHITTGEWDEKLAASSMGMPSSNDANWPIQLQEAKGVLENATEWNPYGCGISSNIDLAPTIISNFQKLMSGELTAERFIEEMKK; this is encoded by the coding sequence ATGAAGAGAAAAAATGTAACTGTTTTATTGGTAGTGGTAATGTGTTGTTTGAATGTATTTGTTGGTTGTCAAAAGCAGAAAAGTGAAGAGGTCAAAACAGTAAGTAAAAATGATGTATCTGACAAAAAGATTTTAGAGTATTGGACTATGTGGAATGAAACAGAGATACAGGGTCAAGTTATCAAAGAGGCTGTGGATGACTTTATGAAGATTAATCCAGATATTCAAGTTAATATTACATGGTGTGGTAGAGAAATCAGGAAAACTTTACAACCTGCCCTTGATAAAAAAGAAGCGGTTGATATTTGGGATGAGGATGTTGAGCGTGTGGTGAAAAATTGGGGCGATTATACTTTATCTCTTGATGACTATGTGAAAAAACCATATCCCACAACAGAAGGAAAAGCCTATGAAGAGTGTATTAATTATAATTTGATGAACTTAATAAAGGTTTTTAGTGACGATAGTACTTTGAAAGCGATTCCTTACCAAGCGTATATAACATCATTTATGTATAATAAAGATCATTTTATAGATGCTGGGATTACAGAAACACCAAAGACATGGGAAGAATTTTTGGTAGTATGTGAAAAACTGAAGGCAAAAGGACATACGCCTTTGACCACAGATGATGCTTATGCAGATGCACTTATCGGTTATCATTTATCAAGAATAAAAGGATATGAATGGGTAGAAGAATTAGTAGCTGATGAATCAAAAGCTATGTGGGATGACGAAGCTGTACTACGAATGGCTGAAGACTATGAGCATTTGGCTTCACAAGGTTATTTTTCAAAAAATATTGATTCTAACATCTGGCCTGCTGGTCAACAAGAAGTTGCTTCAGGTGATGTGACAATGTATGTTAACGGTTCATGGTTACCAAATGAAGTTCTAGGAACTACAGGTCCTGATTTCAACTGGGGGCAGTTCTCCTACCCTGCAGTAAAAGATGGAGTTGAAACAATAGGGAATCTGAATTTTGGTTCTCAGTGTTATGCGATAAATAAAGAATGCGAATATCCAGAAGAAGCTTTCAGATTGATTGCTCATATCACAACAGGAGAATGGGATGAGAAATTAGCTGCTTCATCAATGGGAATGCCTTCAAGTAATGACGCTAATTGGCCAATACAATTACAGGAGGCAAAAGGAGTTTTGGAAAACGCTACAGAATGGAATCCTTATGGTTGTGGTATCTCATCTAATATTGATTTGGCGCCTACTATAATTTCTAATTTTCAAAAACTAATGAGTGGAGAATTGACAGCAGAAAGATTCATTGAAGAAATGAAAAAATAA
- a CDS encoding carbohydrate ABC transporter permease, producing MKKHKLPIILMFVSPALLCYLLVFFYPTIRTTFMSFFNIKNIMDGVHKWEFVGLDNYIAIWKSDLFVQSMINFIKIWFFGGIIVFVIAMLMSVILTSGIKGKSFFRAVIYLPNVVSAVAMGTMWIQYVYNPKYGLFKTLFEFLGLENLAAIKWTTPDNIFWAMLIAFNFGMVGYFMLIYISGIERIPATFYEAATLEGANIFVKFYRITLPLLKGVIKTTLVLWTISDVGFFVWSQVFSMLNPVPGTVTPMVYMYQSIFGNNMIVTDRNVGLGATVGVLLMVIVVIVFALTNLLIKEEDVEF from the coding sequence ATGAAAAAACATAAATTACCTATCATTTTAATGTTTGTTTCACCTGCTTTACTATGTTATTTATTGGTGTTTTTTTATCCTACGATTCGTACCACTTTCATGAGTTTCTTCAATATCAAAAATATTATGGATGGAGTACATAAATGGGAATTTGTAGGTTTGGATAATTATATTGCCATTTGGAAAAGCGACTTGTTCGTACAATCTATGATTAATTTCATTAAGATATGGTTTTTTGGAGGTATTATCGTATTTGTCATTGCAATGCTTATGTCTGTTATTTTAACATCAGGTATAAAAGGAAAATCATTTTTTAGAGCTGTCATATATTTACCTAATGTTGTATCTGCTGTAGCAATGGGTACTATGTGGATACAGTATGTGTATAATCCGAAATACGGTTTGTTCAAAACTCTCTTTGAGTTCTTAGGATTAGAAAATCTAGCAGCCATTAAATGGACAACTCCCGATAATATATTCTGGGCTATGCTGATAGCTTTCAATTTCGGTATGGTTGGATACTTTATGCTTATATACATATCCGGTATTGAAAGGATACCAGCTACTTTTTATGAAGCGGCGACCTTAGAAGGTGCTAATATTTTCGTTAAATTCTATAGAATAACATTACCCTTGTTGAAAGGGGTAATCAAGACAACATTGGTATTGTGGACAATCAGTGATGTAGGATTTTTTGTATGGTCACAAGTATTCTCTATGCTGAATCCTGTTCCTGGAACTGTGACACCTATGGTATATATGTATCAATCCATATTTGGAAACAATATGATTGTTACAGATAGAAATGTAGGTCTAGGAGCTACGGTTGGAGTTTTATTGATGGTCATTGTGGTTATAGTTTTTGCGCTTACTAATCTTTTGATAAAAGAAGAAGATGTGGAATTCTAG
- a CDS encoding carbohydrate ABC transporter permease produces MKKNGSIKTDIKRMPGYLFIGFWCLFTFVVICWIICASLSTTPEIFSDRLLKTGVHFENYYNALVTHNVYKYFINSIIYTVTACFGVIIIGAPCAYALARFVFRGKKALQNLFVAALGIPQIMIIMPLFSLITNMNLKDSRIILIILYICINVPFTIFFMIPFFRNLPSSLEESAAIDGCSQLKTFWKIMLPLAQPGIITVTIFNFITIWNEYFMSLIFANKTDLRPVAVGLYSMIQSMRYTGDWAGMFAAVVIVFLPTFILYLFLSEKIIAGITGGSVKG; encoded by the coding sequence ATGAAGAAAAACGGAAGTATTAAAACGGATATCAAGCGTATGCCTGGATACCTATTCATTGGATTCTGGTGCTTGTTTACATTTGTAGTGATTTGTTGGATTATATGTGCTTCTCTTTCTACTACTCCAGAAATATTTTCGGATAGATTATTAAAAACAGGAGTGCATTTTGAGAATTATTATAATGCCTTAGTTACCCATAATGTTTATAAGTATTTCATAAACTCAATCATTTATACGGTGACAGCATGTTTTGGAGTTATCATAATAGGTGCTCCATGTGCCTATGCCCTGGCTAGATTTGTTTTTAGAGGGAAAAAAGCGTTACAGAATTTATTTGTTGCGGCATTGGGGATTCCACAAATAATGATTATAATGCCTTTGTTTTCATTGATAACAAATATGAATCTAAAAGATTCAAGAATCATACTGATAATATTATATATATGTATCAATGTCCCTTTTACAATATTTTTTATGATACCATTTTTCAGGAATCTTCCTTCATCTTTGGAAGAATCAGCTGCGATAGATGGATGTTCACAATTAAAGACTTTCTGGAAAATCATGCTACCTCTAGCACAGCCAGGAATAATTACAGTCACAATATTTAATTTTATCACTATTTGGAATGAATATTTTATGTCACTGATATTTGCAAATAAAACAGATCTGAGACCTGTAGCTGTTGGATTATACTCTATGATTCAATCAATGAGATATACAGGAGATTGGGCAGGGATGTTTGCCGCTGTTGTCATAGTATTTTTACCAACGTTCATATTATACTTGTTCTTATCAGAAAAAATCATAGCTGGTATAACAGGTGGTTCTGTAAAAGGATAG